One stretch of Thermoprotei archaeon DNA includes these proteins:
- a CDS encoding AIR synthase family protein, which produces MPNQLPIGKLDPRLLENIVFKYLGSERKEVLIGPRIGVDAALLQINDTRIVLKSDPIVGASRKIGQLAINVVSNDIACMGARPIAVTLVILLPEDSDVKTIETIMKEANNASRTINVAIVGGHTEIASGLKNRPPIIIASAIGIPVSKSIISASNASPGDYIIMTKTAGLEGTAIVAETLQERLSKILSKNIIEHAKDMINHTSILKEALALAEKELVSAMHDPTDGGILEGLYEMAKASDTGLIVYEEKIPIAEETKIICDLLEIDPLKLISSGVLLAAVKPEKINHAMNILNDIGIQASVIGRFTTKDEGIKIIRKNNEEVYIDKPVIDELWKTFSH; this is translated from the coding sequence ATGCCCAATCAACTACCCATTGGAAAGCTTGATCCCAGACTTTTAGAAAATATCGTATTTAAATATCTTGGTTCAGAAAGAAAAGAAGTATTAATAGGACCAAGAATAGGAGTCGATGCCGCACTATTACAAATTAACGACACAAGAATAGTTCTAAAATCAGATCCAATTGTAGGTGCTTCTCGCAAAATAGGACAGTTGGCAATAAATGTTGTTTCTAATGATATCGCATGCATGGGCGCAAGACCTATTGCTGTCACACTTGTAATATTACTTCCTGAAGACTCTGATGTCAAAACAATTGAAACAATAATGAAAGAAGCCAATAATGCATCTAGAACAATAAACGTGGCAATAGTTGGTGGACATACAGAAATAGCATCTGGTCTAAAAAATAGGCCACCAATAATAATCGCTTCAGCAATAGGAATACCTGTCTCAAAATCTATAATCTCAGCATCAAATGCATCACCCGGTGATTATATAATCATGACAAAAACTGCTGGATTAGAGGGAACGGCTATAGTAGCAGAAACATTACAAGAAAGACTTTCAAAAATTCTTAGTAAGAACATAATTGAGCATGCTAAAGACATGATTAATCATACTTCCATTCTCAAGGAAGCTTTAGCCCTAGCTGAAAAAGAATTAGTGAGTGCGATGCATGATCCAACAGATGGTGGTATATTGGAAGGGCTTTATGAGATGGCTAAAGCATCAGACACAGGTTTAATTGTTTACGAGGAAAAAATACCTATCGCAGAAGAAACAAAAATAATCTGTGATCTTTTAGAAATAGATCCATTAAAGTTAATCAGTTCAGGTGTTTTATTAGCAGCCGTTAAACCTGAAAAAATAAACCATGCTATGAATATTTTGAATGATATAGGAATACAAGCATCAGTGATCGGGCGATTCACAACAAAGGATGAAGGTATAAAAATAATAAGAAAAAATAATGAAGAAGTTTATATCGATAAGCCAGTCATTGATGAACTTTGGAAAACATTCTCTCATTGA
- a CDS encoding radical SAM protein, whose product MITKKLGPFTIIETTTKTALSTSKLPGLDYSLNPYTGCLHGCVYCYAASTLNDKDLALHWGDVVFVKTNITEILEQEVKVKKRGVVGVSTVTDPYQPPEALYKLTRKSLIILKQNRFRVSIQTKSSLILRDKDIIEPRLFDVGVTITTIDPNLAKILEPSTPPPIARIKVLKEFANLGVETWIFLGPLIPTINDDTYNIEQIISIAKETNSYILYDKLNIKKYVAEILKPVLEKHWPETSEHIIDLSKSFNEYWIKHYKNIEELCKKLGVRCEPAFQHKQKNLLNYV is encoded by the coding sequence ATTATAACAAAGAAATTAGGCCCATTTACAATAATAGAAACCACAACTAAGACAGCTCTTTCTACATCTAAACTTCCTGGACTTGACTACTCTCTTAACCCATACACAGGGTGTTTACACGGATGTGTTTATTGTTATGCTGCATCAACATTAAATGACAAAGATTTGGCATTGCATTGGGGCGATGTAGTATTCGTCAAAACGAATATAACAGAAATCCTCGAGCAAGAAGTTAAAGTAAAAAAACGTGGTGTTGTAGGAGTTTCAACAGTTACTGATCCATATCAACCTCCAGAAGCATTGTATAAACTTACACGTAAAAGTCTCATAATTCTAAAACAAAATAGATTCAGGGTTTCCATACAAACGAAATCAAGCCTAATCCTCAGGGATAAAGATATAATCGAACCAAGGCTCTTTGATGTGGGAGTCACGATCACAACAATTGATCCTAATCTAGCTAAAATCCTTGAACCATCAACACCACCACCAATAGCACGCATTAAAGTTCTTAAAGAATTTGCCAACTTAGGAGTCGAAACATGGATATTTTTAGGGCCTCTTATACCAACAATAAATGATGATACTTATAATATAGAACAAATAATAAGCATAGCAAAAGAAACAAACAGTTACATACTCTATGATAAACTTAACATAAAAAAATACGTTGCAGAAATCTTAAAACCAGTACTTGAAAAACATTGGCCAGAAACATCAGAGCATATAATAGATTTATCAAAATCGTTCAATGAATACTGGATCAAACATTACAAAAATATTGAAGAACTATGCAAAAAACTAGGTGTTAGATGCGAACCAGCATTCCAACACAAACAAAAAAATCTGCTCAACTACGTGTGA
- a CDS encoding Nre family DNA repair protein, with the protein MSLRDIQSHGLIDPTPDLCLACRGSRMLCGRVFCPIIVKNMKKRKLNVNNQIYGSSPPSIFVGRIGYPRVYVGPMTPPYTGDTTILDLPEGWVYKKIEEIVDYRFSLVRGKIVVNVKNASNPSKYLEIVQEFAMGEKPVDAEMILEKKPSGSLTFNEETPPYGPSAPLKAIKLGGNIYVDARIEKVYYDKYLKAEEAVLQLYSKKVPVSRIQKAFSAGILGEIKERKFVPTRWSITAVDDILSKNIINEIKHYPIINEYLVYVRKHLDNLFIGLLIPDYWSYEWIEAWFPQTTWNLTYDTTELIGDHEGYKGRTVYAKEIGGCYYAARLAAVEALKSMKRQATVLLLREIYPGFTLPLGVWFVRENLREMFKQKPMKFNTLDEALQFIMSKSSIKLERQLKVSWILNKLLFQTKLTKFIGDETL; encoded by the coding sequence GTGTCATTACGTGATATACAGAGTCATGGACTTATTGACCCTACGCCTGATCTCTGTTTAGCATGCCGAGGAAGTAGAATGTTATGTGGACGAGTATTTTGCCCCATTATTGTAAAGAATATGAAGAAGAGAAAGCTTAATGTCAATAATCAAATTTATGGATCAAGTCCTCCAAGCATTTTTGTAGGTAGGATTGGATATCCCAGAGTTTATGTGGGTCCCATGACTCCACCATACACAGGTGATACAACGATACTTGATTTACCAGAAGGTTGGGTTTATAAAAAGATTGAAGAAATAGTTGATTATAGATTTTCTCTTGTTCGTGGAAAAATTGTTGTCAATGTAAAAAATGCTTCAAATCCATCTAAATATTTAGAGATTGTCCAAGAATTTGCAATGGGAGAAAAACCAGTTGATGCAGAAATGATTCTAGAGAAAAAACCCTCTGGCTCACTTACATTTAATGAGGAAACTCCACCGTATGGTCCTTCAGCACCTTTAAAAGCTATCAAATTAGGTGGAAACATCTATGTTGATGCAAGAATCGAAAAAGTTTATTATGATAAGTATTTGAAGGCTGAGGAAGCTGTCCTTCAATTATATTCTAAGAAAGTTCCTGTATCGCGCATACAAAAAGCATTTAGTGCAGGAATTCTTGGAGAAATAAAAGAAAGAAAATTTGTACCTACTAGATGGAGCATAACTGCTGTTGACGATATTCTCTCGAAAAATATTATCAATGAAATAAAGCACTACCCAATAATTAACGAATACTTAGTTTATGTAAGAAAACACCTTGATAACCTATTTATTGGGCTTCTCATACCAGATTACTGGAGCTATGAATGGATAGAGGCCTGGTTTCCACAAACAACATGGAACCTAACATATGATACAACAGAATTAATAGGCGATCATGAAGGATATAAGGGAAGAACAGTATATGCAAAAGAAATTGGAGGTTGTTACTATGCCGCGAGATTAGCTGCCGTTGAAGCATTAAAATCCATGAAACGTCAAGCAACAGTACTTCTTTTACGTGAAATCTATCCGGGATTCACATTACCACTCGGAGTATGGTTCGTTAGAGAGAACTTAAGGGAAATGTTTAAACAAAAACCGATGAAATTTAATACTCTCGATGAAGCATTACAATTCATCATGTCAAAATCTTCAATAAAACTCGAACGTCAGCTTAAAGTTAGCTGGATATTAAATAAACTTCTTTTCCAAACCAAATTAACTAAATTCATAGGTGACGAAACATTATAA
- a CDS encoding acyl-CoA dehydrogenase family protein: MSLIASITLPIDEETTEKVVRTTARRFADSEIEPIASKIDKNDSYPLDLIKKMGREGYLAMMVPQEYGGSPMDMLSYSIVIEEFSYSSAAIGIITEVHNSLVEAVISKYGTNEQKEYYLPKLASGEMIGAFALTEPSGGSDAANLKLKATRVGDKYILTGTKIFITNAAYADLFIVFARTGMQEDKHRGISAFIVERNTKGFKVGNKIKTMGIRGTGNSELIFEDAEVPSENLLLGENQGFKIAMDALNDGRITVAAISLGLARRAFDESFKYALQREAFGKPIAEHEVISFMLADMATEIELTRSMLYRVAKLRDKGIRCVKEISMIKLYAAQMAMRITNMAVQIHGGYGYSSDFIVERLFRDAKLMQIGEGTDEIQKMVIYKELLRSSGQIIK, encoded by the coding sequence TTGTCTTTGATAGCATCTATTACATTGCCAATTGATGAAGAGACGACTGAGAAAGTTGTGAGAACTACAGCTCGTCGTTTTGCTGATTCTGAGATTGAGCCGATTGCTTCAAAGATAGATAAGAACGATAGTTATCCTTTAGATCTAATAAAGAAAATGGGTAGAGAGGGATACCTGGCTATGATGGTGCCTCAGGAATACGGTGGGTCTCCTATGGATATGCTCAGTTATTCTATTGTTATTGAGGAATTCTCGTATTCTAGTGCAGCTATAGGCATTATCACTGAAGTTCATAATAGTCTGGTTGAAGCTGTGATTTCTAAATATGGTACCAATGAACAAAAAGAATACTATTTACCTAAACTTGCATCAGGTGAAATGATTGGTGCGTTTGCATTAACTGAACCTAGTGGTGGTTCTGATGCTGCTAATCTTAAACTTAAGGCTACAAGGGTTGGTGATAAATATATATTAACTGGAACAAAGATTTTTATAACTAATGCCGCTTATGCGGATTTATTCATAGTATTTGCTAGGACTGGCATGCAAGAGGATAAACATAGAGGAATATCAGCTTTTATAGTTGAGCGGAACACAAAAGGCTTTAAAGTCGGTAACAAAATAAAAACCATGGGAATAAGAGGAACTGGCAATTCAGAATTGATATTCGAAGACGCTGAAGTCCCTTCGGAAAACTTACTTTTAGGTGAAAATCAGGGTTTTAAAATCGCTATGGATGCTCTTAATGATGGTAGAATAACGGTTGCTGCAATCTCGCTTGGATTAGCGAGAAGAGCATTCGATGAAAGCTTTAAGTATGCACTTCAACGAGAGGCATTCGGCAAACCGATTGCTGAACATGAGGTCATAAGTTTTATGCTTGCAGACATGGCTACTGAAATAGAATTAACAAGAAGCATGCTTTATAGAGTTGCAAAATTACGTGACAAAGGTATAAGATGCGTGAAGGAAATCTCAATGATAAAACTTTACGCTGCCCAAATGGCCATGCGTATAACAAACATGGCAGTACAAATACATGGCGGTTATGGATATTCCTCAGATTTCATAGTCGAACGATTATTCAGAGATGCAAAACTAATGCAGATTGGGGAAGGCACTGACGAGATACAGAAAATGGTAATATACAAAGAGCTCCTACGTTCCTCAGGACAAATTATCAAATAA
- the lpdA gene encoding dihydrolipoyl dehydrogenase: protein MQYDAVVIGSGPGGYVSAIRLGQLGMRTILIERNVIGGECTNYGCIPSKALIEMSNLYWNIKSSQMGIISEKIGVNFKTFKTWKDQIITKLRDGIKYLCEENGSEIITGTARIKSSTQVIVKTNNNEQVIDTKNIIIATGSTPIQLPNLIFDNKHVLSSKDIFEMDDIPNSLLIVGGGAIGIELGTALAKLGTQVTIVELMNQILPGVDPEIARFETRILTRLGIKIHTESTVSNINISNRTIEASIRKKTGEDFKVNIEKILVSVGRRPNSNSLGLENVGVKLDEKDFIIVDKKMRTNIPNIYAVGDVVGPPYLAHKAFKQGLTAAEVIGGLPSEYDHKAIPQVIYSDPEIALVGLSDQEAKNYGYDTMIGRFSFAASGRALTENSTEGFVKIIADKKTGVVLGAQMIGPKVSELISEIALAIEMGATMEDLGFTMHPHPTLSESIMEAAEDALGKPVHMLKRKTK, encoded by the coding sequence ATGCAATATGATGCTGTTGTAATTGGATCCGGTCCAGGTGGTTATGTATCTGCTATACGCTTAGGACAACTGGGAATGAGAACAATCTTAATAGAACGTAATGTTATTGGTGGTGAATGTACAAACTATGGATGTATACCGAGTAAAGCACTAATAGAGATGTCAAACCTTTACTGGAATATCAAAAGCTCGCAAATGGGAATAATAAGCGAAAAGATAGGTGTGAATTTCAAAACATTCAAAACATGGAAAGACCAGATAATAACAAAATTAAGAGATGGAATAAAATATTTATGTGAAGAAAATGGTTCAGAAATCATAACTGGGACAGCCCGCATAAAATCCTCAACACAAGTAATAGTAAAAACAAATAATAACGAGCAAGTCATAGATACAAAAAATATCATAATAGCTACAGGTTCAACACCAATACAACTCCCGAATTTAATTTTTGACAATAAGCATGTACTCTCATCAAAGGATATTTTCGAAATGGATGATATACCAAACAGCTTATTAATAGTTGGTGGTGGCGCAATAGGAATAGAGCTAGGAACAGCGCTCGCAAAACTAGGAACACAAGTGACAATTGTAGAACTTATGAATCAAATATTGCCAGGAGTAGATCCAGAAATTGCACGCTTTGAAACGAGAATCTTAACAAGACTAGGAATTAAAATACATACAGAGTCAACAGTATCAAATATAAACATATCTAACAGAACAATAGAGGCCTCTATTAGAAAAAAGACTGGCGAAGATTTTAAAGTGAACATTGAAAAAATACTAGTCTCAGTAGGAAGAAGACCTAACTCAAATTCACTGGGTCTTGAGAACGTTGGTGTAAAACTTGATGAGAAAGATTTCATAATAGTTGATAAGAAGATGCGGACAAATATACCAAATATTTATGCTGTAGGTGACGTTGTTGGCCCACCATATTTAGCTCACAAAGCTTTCAAACAAGGTCTAACAGCAGCAGAAGTGATAGGAGGATTACCAAGCGAGTACGACCATAAGGCAATACCACAAGTAATATACTCAGATCCTGAAATAGCACTAGTAGGTTTATCTGACCAAGAAGCAAAGAACTATGGTTATGACACTATGATAGGTAGATTTTCTTTTGCTGCATCAGGAAGAGCTCTAACCGAAAACAGTACTGAAGGATTTGTAAAGATAATCGCTGACAAAAAAACAGGCGTAGTGCTTGGTGCTCAAATGATAGGCCCTAAGGTATCAGAATTAATCAGTGAAATAGCCCTAGCGATAGAAATGGGTGCAACAATGGAAGATTTAGGTTTTACGATGCATCCACACCCTACGCTATCAGAAAGTATAATGGAGGCAGCAGAGGACGCTCTAGGCAAACCTGTACACATGCTAAAGAGGAAAACAAAGTAA
- a CDS encoding Xaa-Pro peptidase family protein, protein MFIISRKEIEDRISRITSLMKSKGLNGLCLISPANIAYTTNFIFIPTERPITVFIDDGGEVTLFVPLLEYEHALKYSYADNIVYYEEYPSEVHPITFIANELKEMGFEGKRLGFDADGYGHIFGYRGPRFSDVLKATFSYERDLVENLRMIKSMEEVTLIRESSKWASYAHRLLQDYTKPGLIEDEISLRASMEATLAMAKALGNTYRSWGWTSGVHAGFRGQVGPHSYYPHSHNIHAKIRRGHVLITGATAVVSGYGAELERTMIMEEPTGEQEKYFKLMLEARRVAFENIRAGLRCSDVDRAVRRHFKEKGLWNYWRHHTGHGLGLEYHEAPFLDIGDDRELKPGMILTVEPGIYVKDIGGFRHSDTILILEDGYEKLTYYPEDIEELIIRD, encoded by the coding sequence ATGTTCATTATTTCTAGGAAGGAAATAGAAGATAGGATTTCCAGAATCACCTCCTTAATGAAGAGTAAAGGTCTTAACGGCCTTTGTCTTATTTCGCCGGCTAACATAGCTTATACTACAAACTTCATTTTTATTCCTACTGAGAGACCTATTACAGTGTTTATTGACGATGGTGGTGAAGTTACTTTATTTGTTCCTCTCCTTGAGTATGAGCACGCTCTCAAGTATTCTTATGCTGATAACATTGTATACTATGAAGAATACCCTAGTGAGGTTCACCCTATTACATTCATTGCTAATGAACTTAAAGAGATGGGCTTTGAGGGGAAGCGTTTGGGTTTTGATGCAGATGGTTATGGTCATATTTTCGGCTATAGAGGTCCTAGGTTTAGCGATGTACTAAAGGCTACCTTCAGCTACGAGCGTGACCTTGTAGAGAATCTTAGAATGATTAAATCAATGGAGGAGGTCACGCTTATTCGGGAAAGTTCTAAGTGGGCTTCCTATGCTCATAGGCTTCTCCAGGATTACACTAAGCCCGGACTCATAGAGGATGAGATTTCACTTAGAGCTAGCATGGAGGCTACGTTAGCTATGGCTAAAGCTTTAGGGAACACTTACAGGTCGTGGGGCTGGACTAGCGGTGTTCATGCAGGATTTAGAGGTCAGGTTGGACCTCACTCTTACTACCCTCACTCACACAATATCCATGCTAAGATTAGGAGAGGGCATGTCTTAATAACAGGAGCCACTGCTGTGGTCAGTGGTTATGGCGCGGAGCTTGAGAGAACAATGATTATGGAAGAGCCTACAGGCGAACAAGAGAAATATTTTAAACTAATGTTAGAAGCTAGGAGAGTAGCATTTGAGAATATTAGGGCTGGGCTTAGATGTAGCGATGTAGACAGGGCAGTAAGAAGACACTTCAAGGAAAAAGGTCTATGGAATTACTGGAGACACCATACAGGTCATGGGTTAGGACTTGAATACCATGAAGCACCATTCCTAGATATAGGTGATGATAGAGAGCTCAAGCCTGGAATGATACTTACAGTAGAGCCTGGAATATATGTTAAAGATATTGGAGGATTCAGACACTCGGATACAATACTGATACTAGAAGATGGATACGAGAAGCTAACATATTACCCAGAAGACATAGAAGAGCTAATAATAAGAGATTAA
- a CDS encoding dipeptide epimerase codes for MGAIKSIDLYTGVVYYQAPFRISLGTSDQSEEIVVRIADSEGFEGWGEGSPSTHILGETQGTMLAAAESIAPKLIGLDSSMLSGLLDEVDNAIFSNTAAKAAFDIALYDLYSKRLGLPLFKFLGGFRDMVETDFTIGIMPVSDAVKKVIELVDKGFKIIKIKVGLDLNDDIERVRSIRDAVGGSIKLFVDANQAWSPKQAIKAINQLRRFDLELVEQPVKAHDISGLAFVRKSVDIPIMADESVRSPYDAINVIRSEAADFINIKLMKSGGIRNALKIAAISEAAAIKNVVGCMMEGAISIAAAVHFAASTRNIIFTDLDSDISLKNTLVKSGMIEYKDGFRILSNYPGLGKLEIAMDELQYVKTFAEKRVKKSF; via the coding sequence ATGGGTGCCATAAAAAGTATTGATCTGTATACTGGTGTAGTTTACTATCAGGCGCCATTCAGAATTTCGCTTGGTACATCTGATCAAAGTGAAGAGATTGTTGTGCGGATAGCTGATTCGGAGGGATTTGAGGGTTGGGGGGAGGGTTCTCCATCAACTCATATACTTGGAGAGACGCAAGGTACAATGCTCGCTGCCGCAGAAAGCATTGCACCAAAACTTATAGGTCTTGATTCGAGCATGCTATCAGGTTTACTTGATGAGGTTGATAATGCTATTTTTAGTAATACTGCAGCCAAGGCTGCATTTGATATCGCTCTTTATGATTTGTATTCTAAAAGGTTGGGATTACCACTTTTTAAGTTTCTTGGTGGTTTTCGGGATATGGTTGAAACGGATTTTACTATTGGAATAATGCCGGTTAGTGATGCTGTTAAAAAGGTGATTGAACTGGTGGATAAGGGTTTTAAAATAATTAAAATAAAAGTTGGTCTTGATCTCAATGATGATATTGAGCGTGTTAGATCAATAAGGGATGCTGTCGGTGGCTCAATAAAGCTCTTTGTGGATGCCAATCAGGCGTGGTCTCCTAAACAAGCTATAAAAGCTATTAATCAGCTTAGGCGATTTGATTTAGAACTCGTTGAGCAGCCTGTGAAGGCTCATGATATCAGCGGTTTAGCCTTTGTCAGAAAGAGCGTTGATATTCCTATAATGGCTGATGAATCTGTTCGCAGCCCTTATGATGCGATAAATGTAATCAGGTCAGAGGCAGCCGATTTTATTAACATAAAGTTAATGAAAAGTGGTGGAATAAGAAATGCTTTAAAAATAGCTGCAATAAGTGAGGCCGCAGCTATAAAAAATGTAGTGGGGTGTATGATGGAAGGAGCAATATCCATTGCAGCAGCAGTTCATTTTGCAGCATCTACACGAAATATAATCTTCACAGATTTAGATTCTGATATAAGTCTTAAAAACACACTGGTCAAAAGTGGTATGATCGAATACAAAGATGGTTTTAGAATTTTATCAAATTATCCAGGACTTGGAAAACTTGAAATCGCAATGGATGAACTACAATATGTAAAGACTTTTGCGGAAAAGCGTGTAAAAAAATCTTTTTAA
- a CDS encoding Nramp family divalent metal transporter — protein sequence MRFIRNNSRVSLVQIIKNNGYLQFFGPAIVVSVAYMDPGNFGTDISGGAIYEYKLLWVVWLANLMAMLLQYLSGKIGIITGKSLAMLTAEKLKSHRKIILYWLASETFAVATDLAEFLGVASALYLIFKIPLLIASWIAAFDVIIIFALAGKRFRHVELLITYLVSVIGFGYIYEILITKPDYYRMVYHSFVPVLTTNEELFIAVGIIGATVMPHALMLHSRLTKNKLKYNNDDEKRKLLRYHLYDTVLNFTLAGLVNVAIMVMAAAAFYKNGIHVATIDEAYITLEPLFGIVASQVFAITLLASGLSSSTTGVLAGQAILEDLLGSKVSPWIRRIIIRVINVIPTSIAITLGYDPLSLLVYSQVILSMMIPLPLIPLIYFTSNKRIMGMYTNKKITTILSLISTIIIIALNAYLLLSFII from the coding sequence ATGCGTTTTATAAGAAATAACAGTAGAGTGTCATTAGTTCAGATTATTAAGAATAATGGTTATCTGCAATTTTTTGGTCCGGCAATAGTTGTAAGTGTTGCTTACATGGACCCAGGAAATTTTGGTACTGACATTTCTGGTGGTGCTATTTATGAGTATAAATTATTATGGGTGGTATGGCTTGCAAACTTAATGGCCATGTTACTGCAGTATCTTTCGGGTAAAATTGGTATTATAACAGGTAAATCACTGGCAATGCTTACCGCAGAAAAATTAAAGTCTCATAGAAAGATTATTTTGTACTGGTTAGCCTCAGAAACATTTGCTGTTGCTACTGATTTAGCAGAATTCTTAGGCGTTGCTTCAGCACTTTACCTAATTTTTAAGATACCTTTACTTATTGCATCATGGATCGCAGCGTTCGATGTAATTATAATCTTCGCACTTGCCGGTAAAAGATTTCGTCATGTTGAATTACTGATAACTTATTTAGTATCAGTAATAGGCTTCGGCTACATTTATGAGATCTTAATCACGAAACCAGATTATTATAGAATGGTATATCACTCATTCGTTCCTGTACTCACAACTAATGAAGAACTTTTTATTGCAGTGGGCATAATTGGTGCGACAGTAATGCCTCATGCATTAATGCTTCATTCAAGATTAACCAAGAATAAACTTAAATATAATAATGATGATGAAAAACGAAAGCTTCTTAGATATCACTTATATGATACTGTATTAAATTTCACGCTCGCGGGTTTAGTTAATGTAGCTATAATGGTTATGGCCGCGGCAGCATTTTATAAAAATGGTATTCATGTAGCTACTATAGATGAGGCATACATAACGTTAGAACCACTTTTTGGTATAGTTGCGAGCCAAGTTTTTGCTATAACTTTGTTAGCATCAGGGTTATCCTCATCAACCACAGGCGTACTAGCAGGACAAGCTATACTAGAAGATTTACTAGGGTCTAAGGTTAGCCCGTGGATAAGAAGAATCATTATAAGAGTAATAAACGTAATACCAACCAGCATTGCTATAACTCTGGGTTACGATCCCTTATCATTGTTGGTCTATAGTCAAGTTATACTCAGCATGATGATACCACTTCCATTAATCCCACTAATATACTTCACGAGCAACAAAAGAATCATGGGCATGTACACTAACAAAAAAATAACTACTATTCTATCATTAATATCGACAATAATAATAATTGCACTAAACGCATACTTACTATTAAGTTTCATCATATAA
- a CDS encoding PadR family transcriptional regulator, with amino-acid sequence MNPITVHLERGIFRAYVLWMCSVEERCGDDFLHLEMEHGHVLSPGKLYPVLKELTETGLLEIRVKKEHGKIHKYYKTTKKGLNVLNRTKKELGSPMKQFIKIWLFG; translated from the coding sequence ATGAATCCAATAACTGTTCATTTAGAGAGAGGTATCTTTAGGGCTTATGTACTATGGATGTGTAGTGTTGAGGAGCGTTGTGGTGATGATTTCCTACATTTAGAAATGGAGCATGGACATGTATTAAGTCCTGGTAAACTTTATCCAGTTCTCAAAGAACTTACTGAAACTGGTTTGCTTGAGATTAGAGTAAAAAAAGAGCATGGAAAAATTCATAAATATTACAAGACCACAAAGAAAGGTTTAAATGTATTAAATCGGACAAAAAAAGAGTTGGGATCGCCGATGAAGCAGTTTATTAAAATATGGCTTTTTGGTTAA
- a CDS encoding diphthine--ammonia ligase, with translation MKDKVIVSWSGGKDSMLSLYKVVHNDLMKPLGLLTTVTREYDRVTLHGVRRSLMEMQASMLRMPLDLVYIPENCSMEEYENIMRSALSKYKGKIEGFVFGDIFLEDVRKYREKMLALEGFKGYFPLWGRDTKELVLEFIKLGFKAIITSVDAEVLDSSYVGREINEEFIENLPSNVDPAGEKGEYHSFVYDGPLFEKPVPIKVGEVVERVLGGKNFRKKFYFIDLLPANR, from the coding sequence ATGAAAGATAAAGTTATTGTGTCTTGGAGCGGTGGCAAAGACAGTATGCTTTCATTATATAAAGTTGTTCATAATGATTTAATGAAGCCACTAGGTCTCCTAACAACTGTAACAAGGGAGTATGATAGGGTTACGCTGCATGGTGTAAGGCGTTCATTGATGGAGATGCAAGCTTCAATGCTTAGGATGCCCTTAGATTTAGTTTACATACCGGAAAATTGTTCTATGGAAGAGTATGAAAATATAATGAGGAGTGCCTTAAGCAAATATAAGGGTAAGATTGAAGGTTTTGTCTTCGGAGATATTTTCTTGGAAGATGTGCGCAAGTATAGGGAAAAGATGCTTGCATTAGAGGGATTTAAAGGCTACTTTCCACTCTGGGGAAGAGACACAAAAGAGCTTGTGCTAGAATTTATTAAATTGGGATTTAAAGCTATCATAACTAGCGTAGACGCAGAGGTTCTCGATTCATCTTATGTTGGGCGTGAAATAAATGAGGAGTTTATCGAAAATTTACCATCAAATGTTGATCCAGCTGGAGAGAAGGGGGAGTATCACAGCTTTGTATACGATGGTCCATTATTTGAGAAGCCAGTACCAATAAAAGTTGGAGAAGTTGTAGAGCGAGTGCTAGGAGGTAAAAATTTCCGTAAAAAGTTCTACTTTATCGATCTCCTTCCCGCAAATAGATGA